The genomic interval AACGGATAGACTTGATTTTTTCTTCAAAATCATTGGATTTTATTTGCTCGATTACGGCAAGGAAATCCTTATCCTCCACTGGTGTGTGGAAGTCATTATACATAGTGACTTTCATAGTCTAGTAATTAATAATGAAACTTACTTGGAGTAATTGCTTTGAAGAAAAGCATCAATATCAGAAGCCTTGTAGTAGATTTTGGCTCCAATTTGAGAGAAAGGTAGTTTACCGGAATCACGGTAATGTTGTAATGTGCGTTTGCTGATATGTAATAATTCGCAAACGTCTTGATTGTCCATCCAAACTTCTGATAAGGGTGTAGTACCTTTTTCTTTGTTTAGTTTTTCGTTAATTGCTTCCAATCTTTTTACTATTTGTTGGAAGGCTTCTGATTCAATTGTAATCACATTCATAATGCAAGAATTTTAAAGTAAAACATTAATTTTCTTGCTAAATTCAAGCAATCGAGACCGAGAAATATTGAGATATTGAGGCGCTATTGAGATACCTCAATGTATTTATTGAAATTTATCGAAAATGGCTACAATTTCTGTTTCACGTTCGGGGTTTGGGTTTTGATTCCAACTAGAACTAAAGATATTTCCCTTTAGTTTAGAACCTTCTTTTGAATAGAAAAAATCAGTATTTACAACACTTGCGTAACTCAAGCCATCAAAATACTTTCGATTCTTAAATTGAGTAATAATCAAAGCCAATTGATTTGTGTAGCAGTTGAAATGAATATCTTTTTCGTATTTGATTTGTTTTGCCAATAATACATTTAGTAAATCATCTGGAGTGCACTTTTCTTCATTCAACAAATAGAACTCTCTATTAAGTTCATAAA from Fluviicola taffensis DSM 16823 carries:
- a CDS encoding helix-turn-helix domain-containing protein, translating into MNVITIESEAFQQIVKRLEAINEKLNKEKGTTPLSEVWMDNQDVCELLHISKRTLQHYRDSGKLPFSQIGAKIYYKASDIDAFLQSNYSK